The following coding sequences lie in one Apium graveolens cultivar Ventura chromosome 3, ASM990537v1, whole genome shotgun sequence genomic window:
- the LOC141714776 gene encoding uncharacterized protein LOC141714776 codes for MDDDLSQWITLPKYSTPYIKGIKDFLENAFPKFSVGDEMLCLCKNCRNGKWHTQDLIYDHLICHGPCPLYANWICEVSSKDHRIDIERAENMGFEDSFTFGDNLDEMFHRTNDTTGPNDDAKKFYGHLEEGKQPLYPGCKKFSRLSFIIRLYSLKCIHGISESGFGDLLELIKDAFPEAHIPLSFNAAKNVIKDLGLDYQRIHACPNNCMLFWAENEKEENCKTCGASRWVVVEKKGTVDNNEKKLIHKVPANVMRYFPLKKRLQRMFMSKELSELMLWHAKGRKKDGKLRHPADAEAWKALDARYPQFSSKNRNIRLGLAADGFNPFRTMNISHSTWPIILVNYNLPPWLCMKQENLILLTLISGPESPKNNIDVFMQPLIAELNELWEVGIETYDALTDHTFNLRASLLWTISDFPGLAMLSGWSTEGRIACPVCNYETSSMYLKHSRKMCYMDHRRFLHPEHPWRLDKRKFNGQIELRDFPEVLTGTDIEELLAGFVNHFGGKKPEKKRKRQKNKIKSNSPFKKKSIFFDLPYWKHNVS; via the coding sequence ATGGACGATGATCTAAGTCAATGGATAACCCTTCCAAAATACAGTACACCTTACATTAAGGGGATAAAGGATTTTTTAGAAAATGCATTTCCCAAATTTTCCGTAGGCGATGAAATGTTGTGCCTTTGCAAGAATTGTAGAAATGGCAAGtggcatactcaagatcttattTATGATCATCTTATTTGTCATGGCCCTTGTCCATTGTATGCGAATTGGATTTGTGAGGTTTCGAGCAAAGATCATAGGATAGATATTGAACGGGCAGAAAATATGGGTTTTGAAGATTCCTTTACCTTCGGAGATAATTTGGACGAGATGTTCCATCGTACTAATGATACTACTGGACCGAATGATGATGCCAAAAAATTTTATGGCCATCTTGAAGAAGGAAAGCAGCCCTTATATCCGGGCTGCAAAAAATTTTCCCGCTTAAGTTTTATCATTAGGCTGTACTCTTTAAAGTGCATTCATGGGATTTCGGAGTCGGGTTTCGGGGATTTATTAGAGCTGATAAAAGATGCTTTTCCAGAAGCACACATTCCTTTGTCTTTTAATGCGGCAAAGAATGTTATTAAAGATTTAGGGCTCGATTATCAAAGGATACACGCCTGCCCCAATAATTGTATGCTGTTTTGGGctgaaaatgaaaaagaagaaaattgtAAAACTTGCGGTGCTTCAAGGTGGGTCGTAGTGGAAAAAAAAGGCACCGTGGACAATAATGAGAAGAAGTTAATTCACAAGGTCCCAGCAAACGTGATGCGCTACTTTCCACTCAAAAAAAGGTTGCAACGCATGTTTATGAGCAAAGAGTTATCAGAACTGATGTTATGGCATGCAAAAGGTCGAAAAAAGGACGGCAAACTTCGACATCCCGCTGATGCAGAGGCTTGGAAGGCATTGGATGCTCGTTATCCTCAATTTTCATCCAAGAACAGAAACATCAGATTGGGCCTAGCCGCTGATGGTTTCAATCCTTTTCGTACTATGAACATAAGTCATAGTACTTGGCCAATTATTTTGGTTAACTACAACCTTCCCCCCTGGCTGTGTATGAAGCAAGAGAATCTAATTCTCTTGACACTCATATCTGGTCCCGAGTCTCCGAAAAATAATATAGATGTCTTCATGCAACCTTTAATTGCTGAACTGAATGAGCTATGGGAAGTAGGCATTGAGACTTATGATGCCCTTACTGACCACACTTTCAACTTGCGCGCTTCTTTACTTTGGACAATCAGTGATTTTCCCGGGCTAGCAATGCTATCTGGATGGAGCACAGAAGGAAGAATAGCTTGTCCAGTTTGCAATTATGAAACATCCTCTATGTACCTAAAACATAGTCGGAAAATGTGTTACATGGACCATAGGAGATTTCTCCATCCCGAACACCCATGGAGGCTTGATAAAAGAAAATTTAATGGTCAAATTGAATTGAGAGATTTTCCAGAGGTTCTAACTGGAACAGACATTGAAGAATTATTGGCAGGATTTGTAAATCATTTTGGGGGGAAGAAACcagagaagaaaagaaagcgccAAAAAAATAAGATTAAGTCGAATTCGCCTTTCAAGAAAAAATCAATATTCTTTGATCTACCTTACTGGAAGCACAATGTTTCTTGA